The DNA region ATATATTTAACTAATAGAAGTTGTGCCTGTCTCGTGTTTCCGCTCTCCAAATCACCTTACAAAATAGTTCTCTTGATATGTAAAAAGCCAAAAGGTAATGTGAAAATATGTAAGTAATTGTAGTTTTGGCTATATGCTAATGCTGATCTAGCTTAAAACTTGGGAGTATATGATACATGTTCCATTCATCCATTCCCCCACACCCCTAAATTGCCAATGGGTGCTATTGGTGATAGTGCTGAGGGAGTCGATTTCATTGCGAGTTGCAACGATGCCCCTCAACTATCAACATATATTGGTTCTGAATTACATTTCTCTAACATGTATTAATTGCAGGTGCACCCTAAACTCGCACTGTAAGAACAGTAAACATCAACATATAACGGATAATAGATGCTAATGAATTTCCCCTTCTATTATCTAAATGATTGAAGTgagtcattttatatttttctctaaTGTTAACCTGTTTGTGTCTTTAAAATTTCATTAGACCTATTGTGTCGTCTTTTGGCAAtggttttaatttcttttgatcTATCTAAAATTTTTCTTGCTGGTCATtttctcaacttattttttctcctacttgttttttgttttactCTCTAATCTGAAAGTTATATTACCAATAATTCAAATTGTGTGATATTCCaactcaaattttctaaaattctAATGAAacgttatatatttttttctcttaaaatCAAAATTCTGATATAATATCGTATTGAATATGTGCTACTTGGTTACCAAAACAAGAAAAATGTGCTACTTGAGATTTGACCTTTGTAGAAGGTTCCTTAACAATGAAATGTCTTGGACCGGGTTAATAATTAATACTTCTATGAAAGGCTTTTTCAGTCTTTGACTCGAGCGTGCTAGTGCCTAGTAGTACTCCTATTTTTTGTTGTTgacaaatcaataattattgtcGTAAACGGAAAAATTATTAGTAAATTGGAAGAAGTTCACATCAGGTGTTAATTTAGTGATGATGACTTTCGAAACGTGTCCATTTAGAATACACCTATTGCTATTACTATtctattttacattttttttcgtttgatCATTGAAAGTTTGAACTATTGGCTACTAACGTCACGATCTTTGAATAAATAACTCAAACTGTTTATAAGTGACATCAAatccataaatttttttttgaattaaatttatcaaattttattGAGTTAATAAGTTGATGattaattatgttataaataattataaatttgtattataaGTTTGAACTTTTTAAGGTCATTATTTTAGttgtatttaaacaaatattttatcaaaagaaaattaaatgattAAGAACTTTAGCCAACAACAATAAAATTCAGGCATATAGTATTTTGTAAAGAACAAATTTATCAAAGGATTATCAAAAAGAAGTaaatttatttgagaaaaaattGACAATGTACAGATAGAAAATACGACTACAATTAATTCAGAATTCATTATTAATAATGATTAATTACTTGACTTTGGGGGtaattagcaaaaaaaaattttattgagtaattttagtttattttgacaCAAATTATTTAATGTCAGTGTTTGTTAGAATAGATGGTGGAGTGATTAAGCCATTTAATGtcagtgtttggtaaattagttagtTGAAATAGCTAattgttatgaataagctaTTTTTAAACTTACGTTTCTTTATCGTCTCTAGCCGGGGGATTcttttggtcgcgctctcctttataggtatgagttgtcgccgttTTTTCCTCCCGAACCCTGTTTAttgtttttctatgagcgggatacactgggtaggatgatgatgatgaagctATTTTTAAACTAATTGCTCCTAGCTATTTGTTCATAATCAATTAATCAAATTGGTTGATAAAACTAGTTGATTAAATCAATTACTTTAAATAGCTACTAATTATTAGTTATTAGCTATTTGTCAAATATCTCTTTTACGACTCTAATAAGAAAGAAATTCATAGGTTCTTATTAAAACGTTGAAAAATTGCTTTAGATATGCTTAATCTTTTGGCTTTTGAAGTATATTAGCTTCCCTTTATTGGTTTAAACTGTAAACACTAGTTTCATGAAACATGCTATAACCTGCTAGTGTTCAAAACATCAAATTACTTGCTAATGTTTATAAAGCCGAAGGTTTTAACATGGCAGCACACGTGTGTATACGTGACTGtatatttttggaatttttatttttgaatttatttttcttagtgaagtttaggtttttttttttttttttttttacaatttattcttatttatttttatcttgaaatattttatttatttttatcttgaaatattttatttatttttatatcaaaTTTACTTTTGCTATTTACTTTAATACCCACTTCCCTATTTGCTCTTTCCGTTTTCGTCACGTCTCCTGATTCTAACACTAATCTCAACAAAGAAAATGCACTTCTATTACTTTTTCATGATCTAATCAAATATGGATTATTGATTCTAAAGGATGAATCTCTCGCTGTTAATAACTATAACGaagaaaatcttgaaaaatcaattataattgtTAATTTCAAAGGATTAAATTTGTGAATTACATTCACTTTGTTTTtatgaattgaatgaaaaagttctcaataattacttttaaactatcgataaaaaaaaaaaaactttatttttttaaaagtataaatataattatgaaactaAATTTTCCTATGTTAAAAAGATTAGTGAAAGATTgtgaataagaaattttaataatatagcaagtcttgtatgagaccgtttcaccatgagaccgtttcaccatgagacgagTTCATACAAGCAGCCCATtagcaaaaaaatattaaaaacaatgaATTTTGAATTCTACAAGGAGCATTTTTGTAAAAGACTTTGGGTGACCTAATTGAGGTCATAtatggtgagacgatctcaataaaaaattagtgttaataataatataaactaattttGTGAATTGAATTATTGAATTGTAGAattataaaatcacaattttaatataaattagttatatttttcataaaaagcTTTCACATGAAATAGATCGAAGAAATATAactagttttaatattttttgggtaTGAAACATGCTTTGGATGATTGAAAAAATCAGCACACCTCTCAAGTCCCCTTTCACTAATCTTTCAAGAAAAGGCCACTAATTTAGTAAGAATGCCTCTTTTGCCCAACAACTCCACTCCCCACAAGGCAATTTTGTTATTAAGCATCATCTTTCTTCTTTGTCTTATTCTTCTCTCTTTGAAAATTGTTTTTGACATTCTACTAATACTTAAATGCTTACATACTGATGATACCTCTGGTGGGTCATCAAATTTATCATGATTTTTTCATGCTGTCGTACTCACATAAAATAATGTGTTAAATAGTAATCCCTCCTATTCAATTTAATTGTTTCATTTATCTTTTTCACATTTGTTAAGataataatttatcttttaatttctttaattgtgcatgattaaaaaaataaaaaattaatattaataatctttgcattgagacgaatgaaataagatctcacttgaatatattttaacttatagtttaaacataaaatacaaattaagagtgaaaaGTAAATAGATTAGACAGAAAGAATAGTACGAGTAGTTAGCTTAAGTCAAATATATACAATCCATGGGCCcaactaactaaattaatttaaagccTAGCATACCACAAATGACTAAAACTTTTGCAAATATTTGAatccttttgttttttataagTAAACcccatatatatgtatatgtatcatCCCTTAGTGATCACAAATTTCTTCTTATCTACTTCCTTTTCTTCACTTCTATACCTAACATTTTCATTTTTCGATCATTTTCTCATAAAAATTTGTAACATTATCAAATCAATCATAAACTTTAATGGCTTTGTTTAGAGCTTTAAGTACAAGAAGAAGCCAAAGAGGTGGTGGATATGATAGGTTGTTGGATGAAACTCATGGTATGAGTAATGATTCAGCCTTTTCAGCAGATCATGCAGTACTAAAAAGGGTTACTAGTGTTCCTGCTAGCATTTTATTTGGATCATCTTCCAAAAAGATCGGATTCGGATCAGATTATGTAGGGAAAAACTCTAAGACTAAACAACATCAACAAGAAACAAAGGGTAAAAAGGGTGGAAAGAGTCACCCTGTGTTTAGTTTGTTTGAAGGGaagtggaagaagaagaagctcACTGCAAATCCAGATTTTTCTAGATATGTTGAGTATTTGAAAGAAGGTGGGATGTGGAATAAGAATACTAATTCACCTATTATCTATTACAAATGAATATGGACCCCTATCGAGAAAATACCCACATGTGATCCCACATCTGTGATTTAACGACGTATATATTGATTAGCGTATAAGCTTGTAGGCGTCTTTTCTTACaatcatatgattttgggaaacAACATTGTTAAGTTTAGGTGCAGTCAACTCTTCATCGattatagtcataggcttgTCATTTGTCAACTAATTTATTTCATTGCTTTGTTGTTTTTTCTGTTTGATGGGGAAATTTACTTGGTGggtattgtttttattgttggtTGATTAAAAGAGCAATCAGCATGGAGCATATATTCAGCTTGTTAAGAGAACCCAGATTTTGTACTGGATTAACTAAGGTTACTAAAgtatagtatgtatgtatgtatataaaaaaatatatctatCGAATTATCGATCCAAACTTTTGTATAATCGTAATCTGGATTTAGCTTTGTTCTATActtctatatatttttattgatgaGGTTGAAGTTTTGGAATAATATGCAATAATTGACCAACTTATTAGCAACAATATACTATGCTGTCTTGGCTCTTGGGGTATAATGTTGATTTGGATGTAGGTTGAAGAATCTTTATAGGTAAGGAGACgaggaattaatttttttatgtaggtggtgagaattgaacttGTGTTACAAAGGTGAGAGAAACAGCTATCATCCACTACATTAACCCATAATTCTCAAATCTATTTTTGAGAGGGGACTCAAATTCGGACCCATAAATCGCAGGTCTAAGTATCCATGGATCCCACAAATCTAAGATTTGGTTCAGTTCAAAAGgagttgagtttattttttcACATTTCATTTTTTATGATGCATCTCCGGGCGGGCTTCTTATACGTTTCCCTTCCTAGGCCCAATTTCATGAATTAGACTTCAAGAAAGCCAATTTTCGAGGACAGCAGGCAGATTCGAAGGGGCAGTAGCATTagtttttctttcctttttcgcCTTTTTACTCTTTATAAACCTTAAtttattctcttaatttttcttgtcttaattttaatttcttcaaccaaattttattttatagtttatgttagtttattacatttatttattagcttttgttggtaattattttaagctttCTAGCCATAACCATGGagattgaaaatttatattttgcgGGTTTTTATATCTTAATTCTCCGATCAATTATGTCTTTTGTAGGTATCTTCTAATACTTCTCTTTAGTGATTATTGATAGTTTAATcttgtttttaatgtttatttgtgGTTTTTACCATTATTGTTTAGTAGCTTTATTATTTGCGTTCTTGTGTTTGTTTAATGTCTGATATGTTAATATATCATCCATAGTGATATCTTTATTTATTAGAATGAGTAGTGAGCAATATTCTAGGATTAGGGTTAACTCAACCCTTGTGATGGCTTGATGCGGTGAAACTCTAGTTGATTTTGGGTTGATTAAAGCCTTAGATAGGAGGTTATTGTACCCATTGGATAAGGATTGTATGATTGCTTCCAATATACCAAAGAGGGTTGAAATATTGAGTAATCTAATCTTTAATCAATAAATGGAATTGGATGTAAgggatcaatgaggattgaacCTTGTATCCATCCTCCCACCTAAGGGCTTTATCCTCCACCCATGAGAGTAGAGAAGGATGAACTAGTAGAGAACGATTTATAGCCCAAGCCCTTCATCTTCACTCACAAGAGTGAGGATGGTGAAGAGCTTAAAGGCAATCCCAAGCCTGATCAAGGATCGAATTGCTCCAGTGCGATTTGCTACCCTTTAATAACCCTTAAGAAGTTAGTGTATAGTCATTGAATAGTCATCATGAATGAGATGACCCTACCACTTTATTTATCACTGTTTCCTTTTGCATacctttttgttattgtttacaACAAAAGTGTCTTTTATGTCCGGCTAATATGCAAAGAAAGTTGCATACCCTTGCTCCTTGTGTTTGACCCGTATGTGCTATAACACCGTGCACTTGTGGTAACTCACATGTTGAGATAAATTTGTGTGAACATCCTGCTTTAGatctgcccctctttttagggTGCGAGTCTAATTCTTTGAAATCCAGCGGATTCGAGTTTGATTTCGGGTGTAAAAATAAATTGGTCTAAGGTCTTCAGACTACTCAAACTTGACCGAGACCCTCTTTTTAGGCCCATTTAAGACCCAAGCCCGCTAGACCATTTCTAAACTCCCTAGACACTTTCTGGACCCGCTAGACTTGTATTAATTTCATTCTAAAcctatttctatattttttttttggacttaATTTAGACTTGTATACAACTCAGACTcattttaatactaataaaatctttaaaatgcaaaaatattaatgaatgataattaaaattaagactCATTTAAGACTTGTTTAGTCCTTAAACCCTTAAGACTTGACGGGTTTAAGTCTGGGTCTGAATATTGGTCCACCAAAAATTAATGGGTTTGGTTTCGGGTCCAGACAGACCGTCCAGTTGATTACTTGAGCAGTTGAGCACAACATTGTATATGTAATAATTGGCCACCTAGCCCCTAAGATCAAACTAAGAGTAGGTTCATCATATAAAAGTTTCATGCATTTAATGATTTTCAACTTTCTATCTATGAAAAAAGTGAAAATCTTATCTAACAAGTTTCATTCTCTATATATCTTTAATATTCTTTATTTTAGGTTATGATCATATAAAAATACCATATTACATGAACAATTTGTTATATAAAATAGACTATAACTTAACATTTGAACTAACCTATATTttagaatttgatatattttgcgctatattatttttgttattgttaagaTCTAACTACCCCAATTAGGATTGATGGttcctcttcctcctcctcctcatcatcatcatcatttcaaTTTAATCTtccaatttattttcaaaatcctCTTAACTTTTGATCTTATTATTCGGCATAATTTGGCTCAGCCTCATAGTTACTAATAGATGGTATTGTTGATTCCGTCGGAGTAAAAGTAGTCTTTCTTTTGAAGTTTTATCTATTAATAAATTTGTTACCTTATTAACTTTTTTGCTGCTATTTCAAAAAGGAAGACACATTGGTTTTTGATTATCAAAGAACTAAAAGATTAATTGGAGATATTAAAAGACTAATTgagtaattaagagaataattgcttAACTAAAGAGAGTAATTAGAAAGAATATGAGAAAGAATATGAGTAGAGAAAGAAGGTAAAGTTGTGAAATGGATCAAAAAATTCATCCACATTTATATAGGAAGCTCCAATTGGTAGTAATTGATTGCACCAACTACTCTGTTTAACTGCTAGTTTGGGTGGTTTCTAAAAATTGTCTAGTTTAAGTCATCTAGTTCGACGGTTCATGCTCCGATTAAGTTAGCGGTCATATTTGATTTTAGAACCACCCATAACCCGCAGTTTGAACCAGCACAGAACCGATTACTTGCCACTTTAATTTTACGTAATCCGCCCATGATCATCTTTAGTTCTATGTATATGGGCTTTATTAAATTtcgtcacccttttcattttatcgccacccgtTATATATTGAACTTTTAAGATTGCCCCTGATTACTTTTCAAACCTTCAATctctaacatctctctaaaaactctctccgAACACTCATTGaactaaaacaagctaaaactaaaaaatcgAATTACCATGGCCAGCTAAATTGAGCatcaatatgattgtgttaaaatttaatatatgttcactcttttgactataactttaaataaaaaaaatcatataattgcaatgtttacggcattagaacctagacttcaagatctttccaatgatatattatatgcccaattccgataactgagcgagaaatgacaatcatttaaagtttgtttgtactgaaatttgatacatgttcaatcttttgagCATAACTTTTCATACAAAAATTGTATTAATGCAAAGTTTGcagcattagaaactagacttcaagatctttccaacgACATAGtatatgcccaattctgacAATCGAGCGAAAAATGACGACCGTTTAAAATTTGCAGTGATTTTTAACGTTCAGTCGCGTGCGATTGGACCACGGTATGGTCGCGTAAAACGCGCGATCAGACCACGGTATGGTCGCGTAAAACGCGCGACTCCACCGCGATCCAGTCGCGCGTTTTACACGACCATACCGTGGTCCGGTCGCACGTGACTGAATGTTAGAAATCActgcaaactttaaacggtCGTTATTTCTCGCTCGATTGTCAGAATTTGACATATAATATgttgttggaaagctcttgaagtctagtttctaaacTGCAAGCCTTGCGTCAAtacgatttttctataaaacGTTATTGAaaaaagattgaacatgtatcaaattttagcacaaacaaactttaaacgatcgtcatttctcgctcggttatcggagttggacatataatatatcattggaaagatcttgaagtctaggttctaatgccgtAAATATTGCAAtaatgtgattttcctatcaaaagtttcggccaaaagagtgattatgtatcaaatttcaacacaaaacgtgtgattaggtttattttccgatttcaaaaaattattttcttttttaaaaatagtattttttattttaatttaattattattaataaatttagtttagtaataataataattaattttataattaaaaatattaaagatattttagtaattttattaaaaaagggATAGTGATATAACAAAAAGGATGGCGAAGTTTAAGGATTGGTATTAAGGTGAATGTTGCCCACTACAACATAGATAAGTGGAGAAAGGTCCAAAGACTCAAAGTTAGGAAATTGTTGTATGATAAGATGTTagatgtgtgtttgtggtgatcTTGCTAgtggattttaatttttatggttACTTTTTTGCCTTTTACCAAAGATATACTTTTCCCACTGTTTTCTACCATCTTTTAGAATTTGGAGAACAATATATGGAAAACTTGATTATATTATTTGTTGGTTTGTGAGTACAACATATTATAGTACAAGCATCTATctataaatgataataatctACTCATTTCTATTctctttaaatattttatttgagtttGACACGTATATTAAAAAAGAGAGCGAACCACAACAATTATAAATACTCATGTAGTAGTTGTAGTGTTTTAAGACAAGAGTAGGGACCATAATAATTGTAAAGTTAATAAAGGTACTTGTAATGAAATAAATTATAAGgaaaaattggtaaaaaaaaattacttcaaATAGATAACAGATAAGGTAAATTTACCGAATAAGAAAATAGAACATTTATAAGAAATAGGAGGGAGTTTAATGAAGAAGCAATTTAATGACTTGTCacattgttattatatttttccAATCCATTTTTACTCTCACGTGgctaattaaacaaaaaaatcatattgGTTGCAAAGATTTTTGAATGATTATGAGGtgctaaatatatatatatataatctaataCGAAGGGTTTAAAAATAAGAAGGATAGGAAGGAATTTCATCCGTCAGATCTTAGATCAATAGTCCATCTTGCACACGGTttagaacaaaaaataaattgtgatgtaatcttaattaatatgtgatagTTTTTGTATAAACATGTGTTACTTGAAATCGTgatgttttctaaattaatatgtAATGCTTTTTTCATAAACATGTGTTACTAGATCTTTTGCTAAGACAACTTTTTTAAACCGTTAGATTTTAATTAATCAACGGTAGCTATTCCTTCCGATCCTTCCTATTTTCACACGCCTTCTTATTGGATTTctactctatatatatatatatatatatatatatatatatatatatatatatatatatatatatattaaaattaaatttataatttagttAATATTGATTGACTACTTAAAATAAGGCAATATATGTACAAATTACCCTCTCTTTTTTCCCtatttactttatttataattttcaaaacaacTTTCAAGCATCGCTATCTCCAAACACGCATTATGAAAGATTAGAAAACTTGTATGATACTAAATTATACATCACAAATCTAACAAAtctcatataaatattattttatcttctatACTTTTCTcaaaaatgttattttaaattctcttttcttaaaatgaaatactttaGATTAGAACAACATTAGAGAATggaggatatatatatatagaaaaattgTAATAATGTTAAGATCTTTttatattcatcatcatcatcttacccaATGTATTCCGCTCATAAAACCATGATCAACAAGGTCTAGGGAGAGAAGGACGacaacaactcatacccataaaggagagcgcggccaatgAGTCCCTTAATTCGAGAAAGATCATGAGTAGTTCCGGCAAAGAATAAGACTGAGTGAAGCTGAAAGTAATAATTTCTCCCTTCCACTatacttgcaacatttgactttttacacaatacaatgtgttattttgattattaatatcttAAACTAtgtacatctaaaaattataaaaaagttaatattatgaaattatgcGATTAGCCAgttcaaacaagatcttacttgactatattttttcttaaatattagtcgtatatataaaataagcttaaatgatGAATTGTGTCAATAACCCTAATCTAGCTACTAATTCAGAACAAAGGAAGTATAAAGCTAATATATCATGATAAGAACGAAGTTTATGTCATATCTAATGATGTTACAAGTAATTTGAATGATATCTCGAAGTATTTTTGATTGTAAATTAAGATAATATAAGATTACTTAAACATTTAGGTGAAGATTATgagataataattaattatgattgaattttgatattattttaaataaaagcaTTCAAATTGACCATTGTGAGTGTGATTTTCAAACTAAAATGATTGTATTTATAGTACACTACGATAAATATAGATTATGTTGGGATTTAGAAAACTTACAAAAGATAATATTACTAATAtgaatttaaaagttaataataaatacaattgaAGTAACACTGATAAACATTTGGGTTTAGGAATTAATTAGATCTAATCGATTACTAAATTTAATCTTCTAAAAACAATGCTTCATCCATGTTTTATATTGTTATTGACTTTGGAACAATGttcaaaaactaaataaaattttgattagTATTTCTTGTTTTGAGAGAGTTTTCTTATGAGAAAATTTTAGCCTCATCCGAGAAAGAGACATAGTCTTATACTAGATTTCTAGACCGTCCAAAGATTTAAGTCTTATGTTGTTTTTAGCTCTTAGTTTTCTTCTTACGTTATCTTTTGTTTAAAAATGCTTTTCCTTATTCAGTTAAATCAGACACTTATTTTTTTCTATCTTTTAGATTGCTCACATATAGCTATCAGACAGAAATAAAGGGGTTGTTGAGCTGATTAGATTTCTAGTTAGAGAAGTATTGGTTTTGGTTAGATAATTGTTGTAGAGACCATGTGGTGTATAATATAATTTAGacttataattttctatttatgAATTGGACCTTGATTCTAAATGTTATTATTTCGACTTGAttctaaatattattattatattttggaTTTGTGATTTGCTTTTATGGGACTATTGTTTGGAGATTGGACTCTTTTACTAATAACCTAATTTACTTAGTTAATAGTAAATTGGGTTATTATTGGGTCTAACCCATCATTTTCCCAAAAAAAAGCCCATGATTATTTCTGATAAGTGACAACCCAGTATCCCTATCATCCAATTATGCATTGCTACATCATATCAACTACTTTCCAAAACAAGTACGCATAAAATTATCCCTTGATGTGACAATTTGACCTCTTCTAATGGCTAATAATATTCCCTCCGTCTCCGTCTCTACAAAGAATGCACTTGGTGAAATTTGATTGgtgaataagacaaaaaaaataagttgatgaTAGGAATGAGTGGTTATAACAAGAAAATAAGTTTATGGATGAGATTTGAAAAAACAAAATGTGGTCATTGCCATAAAAAAAGAAAGGGTGCAAAATAAGTGGACAACCTAAAATGAAAAGAGATGTAAATTGAgagggacagagggagtatattGTTATAGCTCAACTCTCCCTCTAAAAGCCTTACGTAAAAGTACTATCTAAATCTTAAAATCTTGCCCTTTATCGGAATCATCTTATTTATACATACTTATCATATTTGCTTTTTTGATTGACTATCAGAGGGTTTTTCGAGAAAACAACCATGGACAAGTCTAAACTTTGTGGTTGTAGGTTATTGGTATCATTTCAAATCCTCCAAATCTCATAAGTTTTATATTCTGGTAaggtataattttattttctcacTTCTTACTTTATTCCTAGTTTCATACCAAAACGGAAGTAATACATCAAACATCCTATATGtatcttttttttatagttattcTATTTagtataataaacaaaatagaggAAATTTTTAGTATACACGACACTTACTTATAAGGATTTAAACTTAGACCAATTTAAAAtaagaatatatacaaaaaagcaAAAGcgaaaaactaataaaattgtAGCAGTGACGTAGTCTTCACAATGCGTGCTCTTCATCTGGAAAAAAAGAGACAAGTGAATCACAACTATTGAGTTGAGAGAAATAAATTAGGGTCATATTGACATTTACACTTTATGAACaattcaaatatcatcaaaCACCGTTATTCTCAATGTATTCTAAAATTTTGCTTGTTCACCTTAATAAGCTATTTCAATCATATTTTCACTAAATATTTTTAGAGACTATTTAACACATCTAACtaactaatttatttaatagCTAAATATTCTTCAATCAACTATCATATCatatttttaccaaatatttttagagattattTAACCTATCCAACCAACTAATTTATTTAATCAACaaaaagattttcaatttcctGAGGAAGAGTcctgttggaaatacttcacatgtgagacaagatcccacatcgataaaatagtgggttgttgacttgcatatatagtgggtgagctaatcttactactaccatatggttttgggaaacaatgaatCTCACcgagtgtatgtgcaagtcaacgctcttgacttGTGGATTTGTAGGCTTGAGTCCACGGGtctcccgtgtccacacgagtgggccgcAGTGAAAATCATGTGATGAATTGTCACAACCTAATTTAATAAGTCCAAAGGTCAAAAATAGCATGAGAAGAAATGTTAATGTTAatactattctatcaataatgGTCAAAGCATGAAAAATATGCCTCCTTTCTTTACAATTTAGGGTACAAAATGCAAATACAAATGTTGGCAACTAATTACATGGACTTGACTTTCTAATTGTTTGTTGAGCATTATTGGGCCCCTCTTACTTTGATTCTCACCTTCCGAAccaattctctc from Amaranthus tricolor cultivar Red isolate AtriRed21 chromosome 3, ASM2621246v1, whole genome shotgun sequence includes:
- the LOC130808926 gene encoding uncharacterized protein LOC130808926 — its product is MALFRALSTRRSQRGGGYDRLLDETHGMSNDSAFSADHAVLKRVTSVPASILFGSSSKKIGFGSDYVGKNSKTKQHQQETKGKKGGKSHPVFSLFEGKWKKKKLTANPDFSRYVEYLKEGGMWNKNTNSPIIYYK